The Boseongicola sp. DNA segment ACCACAATTGTGCAGCGGGTGAAGATTGCCATGGCCTGTAAGCGGCCTGATCACTTGTCGCGCCACGTTCAGCCGATGTTACCGATGCCGGGGCATGGGGCCTTGCCGTCAGGACATGCGACGCAGGCTGCCGTTCTGGCGCGGGTTCTGGGGCTGTTGCAGGGGGTGCCCGAAGTCGAAGAGATGATGATGCGGCAGGCCGAACGCATTGCGGTCAATCGGACGGTGGCAGGGCTGCATTATCCGGTGGACAGTATTGCAGGTGCAGCCTTGGGTCTGTGTGTGGCCGAGTATTACGCGGCGCAGTCGGGGTTCGAGGTTGATGGAGCGGCATTTCAGCCGAAGTCGGTCGACTTCAATGGTGTGGGTGTTGGGGCGCAGGATTTCTTTTTGTCGGACTACTTTGACGGTGGTGCGCGCAAGAGCTTTGCACCGGGCGGCGGGTTCCACGTAAATCTGGGCAATCCGGTTGCTGTAAGCGCGACACCATATCTGTCGAAGCTATGGTCGCTGGCGAAGGCGGAATGGAGCTAGGGCGATGCCGACATATGAATGGGTCGCACGGAATGCCAATTATGAGGGCACGATTGTTGATCCTTACACCGAGTTCCTGAGGCTATCACGGAACTTAAATCCTGATGGGCAAGCCTGGCAGCCGCAAGCGAATGGCAAGCATTTGTGCCTGCGATTGCGCACCTTTGATGAGGGGCCGGGTAATCTGCCGTTTTCGGCGAAGGCATTGAAATGGGATCATGGTGATCGTCGCTATGGCGTGGAATTGGTGGACTACGATGCTGATGCTGCCGACCCGGACGACTTATTTGACGTTGCGGGCGGGGGCGGGGGTAACGCAAACGAAGTGGCACCGGCTTATGCCCATCTGGCACCGCTTTTGGCCGATGCATTGCCGATGGTACCGCGCCCGAACAATGTTGCGAATTATGACGCGCCGGATGGTGTGGACGGGAGCAAGGCAGTCATCATCGCGGTGATTGATGATTATGCAAACATCGCGCATGAGCGGTTTCGCGATGCCCATGGCAATCCCCGAGTGGACTTTGTCTGGGTTCAGGATGGTGCGGCGAAACAACAGGGCCAGTCGAACGTAATGTTCGGCAAAGAGATTGCTCGCCAAGATATTGCCGCCGCGCTGGCTGGAGGGAACGAAAAAGAGGCGCTGCGCGCTCTAGGCTATGGGGATTTTGAGAAGTCGCCGCCGGTGCCACTGTCAAAACGGTTCAGCCACGGGACTGCGGTTTTGGACAAGATCGGAGGAGCGGATCCGGCCGATGCTGATGGTGTGAATCGGCGTTTGATTTCCGTTCAATTGCCGCAACTGACGACGGTGGAATCTTCGGGGGCCTACTACAGCCTGTTTGCGGTTGCAGGGCTTCGTTACATTTTTGACCGTGCAACGGCCATGGCAAAGGAACTTCGAACTGCGCCCGGCGAGAAGATCCCGCTGATTATCAACTTCAGCTACGGCATCGCGGGGGGGCCACATAATGGCCAGCATTTGATTGAGAGGATGATTGATCAGATTGTGGCGGCTGGTGATTTGGCGACGGCGGATGTGGGGCCGGTTTTGGTGCCCATTCCTGCGGGCAATCGGTTTTTGCTGGATGGTCATGCACATGCTGTTTCCGACGGAACTGGCCCGACAGAACTATCGCTGAATTGGGTCGCGCAGCCGCAGGATGAATCACCAAATTATCTGGAATTCTGGGTGCCGAAGACGGCAGCAGCCGCTGGATTTGACCTACGGGTGACTTCCCCGGATGCAACGGCAGTGAGCGAGATTCATCAAGTTTTGGCTCTGGACGAGCAGGTTGATGATTTGGACTACACCTCGGTTGCCTTTGTTCTTCGGGCCGCAGGAGGTGGTGCAAGTGACATCACCGGGCGTATCAGTGTGGACCGGATCAACACGCATACGCTTGATCCTTCGACTGCAACTGGAAGCGGCGACAAAATAAGGATTCTGGTGGCCTTGGGGCCATCATACCCGGCAAAGTCCCAGGGTGCGCGTTTGCCGTCCGGTATCTGGAAAGTCGAAGCCAAAATTGCGCTGGCAGAGGGCGAGGCGATTGAGGCCTGGGTGCAGCGGGATGACCGACCGCCGGGGTATATCCGGCAGGGTCGTCAATCGTATCTGGAGCGGCGCGACGAACCGGATGTGAGAGACCGTGGCGATTTGGCCGAGCATATCGGGCGGATGCCCGAAGGCGCGGGGTTGAACCGCTATGGAACCGTGAGCGGTATGGCAACGGGTAATGCCGTCATTCGGGTCGGTGCGAGCCGCTATACCGAAGACCACCTGCCGACCAAGGACTATCATATGCCATCGCTTTATTCGGGGGCTGGTTCCGGGACGACGGTGGATGTGGATTTGGTGGCACCGGGGGACCGGTCGCGCGTGTTCGGTGGGCTGATGTGCGCCACGAGTTTGAGCGGAGCCGGCATGGCGATCAACGGCACCAGCGTTGCTGCCCCGATCGTTGGGCGAATGTTGGCGGATTATCTGCAAGCGGCTGGACGGGGTGCAAGCGCGGCGCAGGTGCGCAGCGACTTTCTGGCAAGCCGGACCATTCAGGGCGTTAATTTGCCGGATACGCCTGCAGGTCGCGCGTTACATGATCCCGATCTGCGCAACTATCGTGGCAGATTGCGGGTTCCGGATGCGGCGTATTTGAAACTGAGGTATGATCTGCGGCGTTAATGCCCAGGGATGGGCGGTCTAGGAGCCAGCGGCCAGTTCGAAGGCTTTGAATGCTATTTCGCTGTTGTCCTCTCTGAGAAGGTCGTGGGCGATGTCAGGTGCGATGGTGAAGACGTCCATTCCTAGCTGGGCAAGTTCGACCATCTGGCTGGTGCCGCGTAGAGATGCGACGAGGATTTCGCATTTGTCGCCGTGGTCTGGCTGAATGGCTTTCATGGCACTTAGGTGGGATTTGGCATCAATACCAGCTTCGATCATGCGGCCGTAGTACGGCGCGATGAAGTCGGCGTCTAAGGCTTGGGCAATGAACATCTGTTTAGCGTCATAACAGGCTGTCATCAGAATGGGACCGCCCAGGGCTTTGATGTCTGGTGTTGCGCGGATGGCTGGTTCGACGAGCGGGATCTTAACAACGGTTTGAATGCCAGTTTCCTTGCCGATGTCATAAAGCGTCGCCGCCCAATCGGCATAGCCATCAGGGTCGCCGTGGACTTGCGCGTGCAGTTCTTTTGCGCCGAGGTCAGCGGCTTTGCGCGCCATGGTTCTCCAATCGATGGTGCGGTAGGAGAGGCCGGCGCGCGCAGCTAGCAGCGGGTTAGTGGTGATGCCGTGGAATATGCCTGTTGGCATCAGGCTCTGCCAATCTGCCACGCTGGCGGTATCGAGGTAGAGTTTCACTTTGCGATCCTAGACCAGCGCCGCATCGAGTTCAGTGAGTGTTGGCGGGTTACAGCCCTCTTGTGCGCAATTAAGCGCAGCGGCTTGGGCCGCGCGGGTCAGGAGGGTTTTGAGCATTGCGTCATCGAGACCCTTGAGTTTGTCTTTAGTCAGAGTGTCAGAAGCGGTCAGTGTGGCAAGAAGCGTGCCCATGAATGTGTCGCCCGCGCCGATGGTGTCCTTCAGATCGGGAACCTTGGGGGCAGCGATACTGACGTGATGGTCGCCGTTATAGGCTTGTGCGCCGTCGGGGCCTTTTGTCAGGACGATAAGGGCAGCGGGCGAGGTGTTGCACAGGCTTTCCCATGCGGATTGCAGGGGTGTGTCGGGGTAGAAGTATTCAAGGTCTTCATCGCTGAGTTTGACCAGATCGGCGGTGTGGAAGAGGCGCATCAGACGGGCGCGATAGTTTTCGTGATCATGGATGAGCGAGGTTCGCACATTCGGGTCGAGTGACACCATTTGGCCATTTGCGCTGGCTGTATTGGCGGCGGCTTCCCAGGCGCGGGCGTCATCCCCTTCGATCAAGGCGAGCGAGCCGATGTGGAAGACGGCGGTGCCCGGCGGTTGCGCGGCGGCGATGCTGGCTTCGGTCACGCAGCGTTCAGCTGTGCCGGTACGGCGAAACTCGTAATCCGGTATACCATTGTTCAAAGTGACGATGGCCAGCGACGTCGGTTCGTCGCGGCGAGGGGCGGCGATATGAACGCCTGAATTTATCAACCGTTCGGCCAAAAGGTCGCCCATGTCATCGGTGGAGATTGGTGTCAGGTAATGCGCGACACCGTCTTGACGGGCGACGGCCATGGCGACGTTGAACGGTGAGCCGCCGGGGTTGTTGGCGAAAGTTGTTTGGCCGTCTTGCGCGCCTGTTTGAACGCGGTCAATAAGGTTTTCCCCGCCGATGGCGATGATCTTCTGGTCTGACATGTATTCGTGGGCCTTTAGTCGTTGGGCAGCTTGTACGCAGCGCGTGCGTTTCCACCCATTATGGCGGCAATTTCGTCAGGCGAAAGCCCTTCCAGCAGGGAAGTGGTGGATTTGGCCCATTGATCATAAGTTGCAGCCAAAGTGCAAACGGGCCAGTCGCTGCCCCAGATCAGGCGGTCGGGGCCGAAGCAAGTTAGCAGGTGGTCGACATATGGCTTCAGATCTTCGGTGGTCCAGTTTTCGGCTGCTTCGGTCACCATGCCGGAAACCTTGCAGTAGGCAGAGGTAGACCCTGCCAGATCGGTCATATCCTGGGCCCAGCCTTCAGTGATCTGATCGCGAATGAAGGGTTTGGAGGCGTGGTCGATGACGACTCGCATATCGGGGTGACGGCTGAGAAGTGTTTTGAGGTTTGGAAGATGCGGGGGCAGGGTGAGGGCGTCGAAGGTCAGGTCGTTATTGATGAGCGCCTGGAAGACCGGGGCGAGATCGTCGCGCAGCATCCAGTCGACATCTTCGATGTCCTGGATCATGGGACGCAAGCCGACGAGGGCATCGTCAGCGGCCAGATCGGCGATAGTTTCGGGAGCAGCTGGGTCTTCGAAATCGACCCAGCCTACAACGCCTTTGATGAAAGGCGTTTCATCGGCCAAGGACAACATAAAACAGGTTTCGGCAACCGTGGGGGCAGCCTGGACCAACACGGTGCCATTGATGCCGTGGTTCGCCAGTAAAGGCGCAAGGTCATTGGGTAGAAAGTCGCGATAGATTGTCTTCAGTTCGGGGGTGAGCCAGCCATAGTCGCCGCGTTCGAGCGCCCAGAAATGCTGGTGCGCGTCGATCCGGGTCACTCGATCACGCCTTTCTTCAAGATGATGTTCCCGTAAAGGCGACGCTCGCCTGTCTGGACGACAGCAAAGGCGGTTGCGGCGCGATCATAAAAATGGAAGCGTTCAAGGCTGACGATCTGCGCCGGGTTATCGGCAGTTTCATCTATGACCTTTTGAAAGTCTTTGACGGCGTCCGGCACTGCATCGGGATCACCGACAACCTGCATTGTGGTCGCCGGGTCATCAACGAAGCTGTCGAGCGGCATTATACTGAGAACTGCCCTTAGAATGGCGCTGGCGTCCGAGCCATCGGCGCGAATGCAGATTGGCGGCGCGCTTTCTGCGGGATAGTTGGCGTCAGCAATCACGATTTCGTCGCCATGACCCATGGCCGCGAGTGCGTGAAGCAGATCCGGTGACAGGATGGGGTCAATATTGCGTAGCATGGCGAACCTCCTATGGCGTGGGCGCGTCAGAGCGAATTAGACCTTCGCCCTTCAGATCGGACCATAGCGCGGATGGGATAGGCGTTTCCATTATGGCGACGTTGGCCGCCACTTCGGTTGCGTTCACCGCACCGGGAATGACGGTTGTTATCGCGGGATGCCCTAGGGCGAATTGCAACGCGGCTGTAATGAGTTCGGTGTCATGAGCCTGACAGACGGTTTGGATCTTGCGGGTGCGTTCAAGAATGTCTTCCGGCGCATCGGCATAGTTGTATTTAGCGCCAGGAATTGGGCCAGTCGCAAGGATGCCTGAATTGTAAGGCCCGCCGAGGATGATGCCCACGTCGCGTTCAATGCACAGAGGCAGGAAAGAGTTCAGAGCTTCTTGTTTTAAGAGGGTGTAGCGACCGGCGAGCAGGAATCCGTCGAAATCGCCCAGACCAAGGAGTTTTTCACAGACCTGCCATTCGTTGACACCTGCGCCAATGGCCGAGACTTCGCCGGCATCGCGCAGTTCGCTTAATGCGCGGTAGCCGCCCTGATCGAACAGTTCGCGCACTTTTGCATCGCTGGCTTCCTGGCTGCCCTGACTGAAGACATCGACATCGTGCACCAACAAAATGTCGATGCGGTCATAGTTGAGGCGGGATTTACTTGCCTCGAAAGAGCGCATGACGCCGTCGTAGGTATAGTCGAAAACTATCCGCTTTTGCGGCACGCCTATGAATGCCTCGGGCGTGACGTCTTCGGGGTCGCAATCCACGAGAAGGCGGCCGACTTTGGTAGAGAGCTTTACGGCTTCGTCGCCGAAGCGGTTCAGGGCCTGACCAAACCGTCCCTCGGACAGCCCCAGGCCATATTGCGGGGCGGTGTCGAAATAGCGGATGCCAGCGTCGTAGGCAGCTTGCAATGCAGACTGGGCATCTTCTTCGGAAATTACGCGGTAAAGGTTGCCCAGTGGTGCGCCGCCAAATCCCATGCGTGTAACAGGGACCGGCACTTTGGTGCGCTTGTTCAGAAGGACTTTGTCGCTTGGTTTCATTGTTGGTCGACCTGTTTTGAAAGCGGGTAAGTGTTTACGGTGCGAAGATTTCGGGGCGCTCTTTTTCCAGTGGCTCAAGCCGTTTGATAAGCTGGCGAAGGTGGTTTTGCATGGCGGTCCGGGCTGTGTCGGGGTTTTTGGCCTCGATTGCATCGAAGATGGCGTGGTGTTCCTTGACAGAGTCAGACGTGCGTCCCGGTGCTGGAAGCAACAGAAGGCGGGCGCGGTCCATATGGTTGGAGACAAACCGAATTGTTGTGTGCAGACGCAGGACGTTGCAGCAATCCAAAATCAGGCGGTGAAATTCCTGATCGGTTTTAAAAAATTCTTCGAAGTCGTTGTTTTCAACCTGCGAGACTTGCATGCGCAAATTACGGGCGAGGCGTGCCAAAAGTTCTTCCGAGCGGTTTTCGGCGGCATATTCAACGGCAGAGACTTCGAGAGCTTCGCGCAAGAAAGCATCTTCGCGAATTTCGGTCATCGACATCTTCGAGACGCGAGTGGCGGATTGGGGAATGACCTCGACCAAACCTTCGGATTCAAGTTTGGCGATAGCATCAGAGACGGGCGTTCGTGACACCCCAAGCTGGTCGCATATCGCACCCTTGCGCAGGACCGCACCAGGTTCAAAGTCCATCGATAGGATCGCAGACTTCAAAACCTCGTAGACACGATCGGACAAAAGACCGCTGAAGGCGCGCATGTCCTTGAGTTTGCTGGCGTCGGCGTTTGGTGCGTTCATATTGGCTTCCGTTTAACTGACATGTTAGTTGACATAAAATTTCAGTCAAGTTACTTGTTTGAGGACGATTACCTGAACTCCAGCCATGCGAGGGGCGCGTTGGACGCAGTTAATAACACTTCGGGCACCATTCGGCTTCATGCAAACGACAACGTTGTCATAGCGTTACGCGATCTGGTGGCTGGTGAGACATTTGCAGATGTAGAGGCACCATTGGTGTCGAAGATCGGACGGGGCCACAAAGTGGCGGCTGAGGCGATCACTGCGGGCAGTAGTGTTTATCGATATGGCCAGATCATTGGGCAAGCAAAATCCGATATAGCGCCGGGCGAACACGTTCACGGGCACAATCTGGGGATGGGAGATCATCAACAGGATTATGCCCATGCCAGTGCTGCTGTTGCTTTGCCGAAGATTTCTGAAAAACGGGAGTTTCAGGGATATCACCGTGCTGATGGCCGGGTGGGCACGCGAAACTATGTTGGCATTCTGACAACCGTGAACTGCTCGGGGTCTGTGGCCCGCTTCATAGCTGAGGCTGCTGAAAAATCGGGGTTGCTGGACGAATTTCCCAATGTCGACGGTGTGGTGCCGATTGTGCATGGAACCGGGTGCGGCATGTCGCTGCGCCATGAAGGCTTTGCAACGTTGTTTCGGACGTTGTCGGGTTATGTGCAGCATCCGAATTTTGCCGGTGTCTTGCTTATTGGTCTTGGCTGCGAAGTTATGCAACTTTCAGAGCTGGTTGGCGGACGTGCTATCCGCCCTGACGGTGAACTTCGGTATATGACGATCCAGAACGAAGGCGGCACACGTCGCACCATTGAACGTGGGTTGGCCGAGCTGCGTGGCGTTTTGGAGATTGCCAATTTGTCGGTGCGGGCACCCGCGCAAGCATCTGAAATAACAGTTGGCATGCAATGTGGCGGTTCGGATGGGTATTCCGGGATCACTGCCAACCCTGCGCTGGGCTATGCCTCGGATTTGCTGGTGCGCCATGGGGGCACGACCATTTTATCGGAAACATCCGAGATTTATGGGGCGGAGCATTTGCTGACGCGGCGGGCCGAAACGGTGGAGGTCGGTGAAAAGCTGATCGAGCGAATTCGGTGGTGGGAGGATTACACCGCTAAAAACGACGGCGAGATGGATAACAACCCAAGCCCCGGCAACAAGCGCGGTGGGTTAACGACGATTTTGGAGAAATCCCTGGGCGCGACCGCCAAGGGCGGCACTGCACCCTTGCGGGATGTCTACAAGTTTGGCGCGCGCGTCGACAAGAAGGGCTTCGTCTTTATGGACAGCCCCGGCTTTGATCCCTGTTCGGTGACCGGGCAGGTGGCATCAGGGTCCAACATTATTGTCTTCACGACGGGCCGAGGCTCGGTTTCCGGGTTCAAGCCGTCACCCTGCATCAAGCTGGCGACCAATTCGGAAATGTATGCCCGCATGAAGGATGACATGGATCTGAACTGCGGAGACATCGTGACTGACGGCGTTTCAATTGAAGCGAAGGGTGAAGAATT contains these protein-coding regions:
- a CDS encoding S8 family serine peptidase encodes the protein MPTYEWVARNANYEGTIVDPYTEFLRLSRNLNPDGQAWQPQANGKHLCLRLRTFDEGPGNLPFSAKALKWDHGDRRYGVELVDYDADAADPDDLFDVAGGGGGNANEVAPAYAHLAPLLADALPMVPRPNNVANYDAPDGVDGSKAVIIAVIDDYANIAHERFRDAHGNPRVDFVWVQDGAAKQQGQSNVMFGKEIARQDIAAALAGGNEKEALRALGYGDFEKSPPVPLSKRFSHGTAVLDKIGGADPADADGVNRRLISVQLPQLTTVESSGAYYSLFAVAGLRYIFDRATAMAKELRTAPGEKIPLIINFSYGIAGGPHNGQHLIERMIDQIVAAGDLATADVGPVLVPIPAGNRFLLDGHAHAVSDGTGPTELSLNWVAQPQDESPNYLEFWVPKTAAAAGFDLRVTSPDATAVSEIHQVLALDEQVDDLDYTSVAFVLRAAGGGASDITGRISVDRINTHTLDPSTATGSGDKIRILVALGPSYPAKSQGARLPSGIWKVEAKIALAEGEAIEAWVQRDDRPPGYIRQGRQSYLERRDEPDVRDRGDLAEHIGRMPEGAGLNRYGTVSGMATGNAVIRVGASRYTEDHLPTKDYHMPSLYSGAGSGTTVDVDLVAPGDRSRVFGGLMCATSLSGAGMAINGTSVAAPIVGRMLADYLQAAGRGASAAQVRSDFLASRTIQGVNLPDTPAGRALHDPDLRNYRGRLRVPDAAYLKLRYDLRR
- a CDS encoding carbohydrate kinase, producing the protein MSDQKIIAIGGENLIDRVQTGAQDGQTTFANNPGGSPFNVAMAVARQDGVAHYLTPISTDDMGDLLAERLINSGVHIAAPRRDEPTSLAIVTLNNGIPDYEFRRTGTAERCVTEASIAAAQPPGTAVFHIGSLALIEGDDARAWEAAANTASANGQMVSLDPNVRTSLIHDHENYRARLMRLFHTADLVKLSDEDLEYFYPDTPLQSAWESLCNTSPAALIVLTKGPDGAQAYNGDHHVSIAAPKVPDLKDTIGAGDTFMGTLLATLTASDTLTKDKLKGLDDAMLKTLLTRAAQAAALNCAQEGCNPPTLTELDAALV
- a CDS encoding amidohydrolase family protein; this encodes MTRIDAHQHFWALERGDYGWLTPELKTIYRDFLPNDLAPLLANHGINGTVLVQAAPTVAETCFMLSLADETPFIKGVVGWVDFEDPAAPETIADLAADDALVGLRPMIQDIEDVDWMLRDDLAPVFQALINNDLTFDALTLPPHLPNLKTLLSRHPDMRVVIDHASKPFIRDQITEGWAQDMTDLAGSTSAYCKVSGMVTEAAENWTTEDLKPYVDHLLTCFGPDRLIWGSDWPVCTLAATYDQWAKSTTSLLEGLSPDEIAAIMGGNARAAYKLPND
- a CDS encoding ribose ABC transporter, yielding MLRNIDPILSPDLLHALAAMGHGDEIVIADANYPAESAPPICIRADGSDASAILRAVLSIMPLDSFVDDPATTMQVVGDPDAVPDAVKDFQKVIDETADNPAQIVSLERFHFYDRAATAFAVVQTGERRLYGNIILKKGVIE
- a CDS encoding aldo/keto reductase, whose product is MKPSDKVLLNKRTKVPVPVTRMGFGGAPLGNLYRVISEEDAQSALQAAYDAGIRYFDTAPQYGLGLSEGRFGQALNRFGDEAVKLSTKVGRLLVDCDPEDVTPEAFIGVPQKRIVFDYTYDGVMRSFEASKSRLNYDRIDILLVHDVDVFSQGSQEASDAKVRELFDQGGYRALSELRDAGEVSAIGAGVNEWQVCEKLLGLGDFDGFLLAGRYTLLKQEALNSFLPLCIERDVGIILGGPYNSGILATGPIPGAKYNYADAPEDILERTRKIQTVCQAHDTELITAALQFALGHPAITTVIPGAVNATEVAANVAIMETPIPSALWSDLKGEGLIRSDAPTP
- a CDS encoding FCD domain-containing protein, which encodes MNAPNADASKLKDMRAFSGLLSDRVYEVLKSAILSMDFEPGAVLRKGAICDQLGVSRTPVSDAIAKLESEGLVEVIPQSATRVSKMSMTEIREDAFLREALEVSAVEYAAENRSEELLARLARNLRMQVSQVENNDFEEFFKTDQEFHRLILDCCNVLRLHTTIRFVSNHMDRARLLLLPAPGRTSDSVKEHHAIFDAIEAKNPDTARTAMQNHLRQLIKRLEPLEKERPEIFAP
- a CDS encoding altronate dehydratase gives rise to the protein MLVDIKFQSSYLFEDDYLNSSHARGALDAVNNTSGTIRLHANDNVVIALRDLVAGETFADVEAPLVSKIGRGHKVAAEAITAGSSVYRYGQIIGQAKSDIAPGEHVHGHNLGMGDHQQDYAHASAAVALPKISEKREFQGYHRADGRVGTRNYVGILTTVNCSGSVARFIAEAAEKSGLLDEFPNVDGVVPIVHGTGCGMSLRHEGFATLFRTLSGYVQHPNFAGVLLIGLGCEVMQLSELVGGRAIRPDGELRYMTIQNEGGTRRTIERGLAELRGVLEIANLSVRAPAQASEITVGMQCGGSDGYSGITANPALGYASDLLVRHGGTTILSETSEIYGAEHLLTRRAETVEVGEKLIERIRWWEDYTAKNDGEMDNNPSPGNKRGGLTTILEKSLGATAKGGTAPLRDVYKFGARVDKKGFVFMDSPGFDPCSVTGQVASGSNIIVFTTGRGSVSGFKPSPCIKLATNSEMYARMKDDMDLNCGDIVTDGVSIEAKGEELFELILRIASGEQTRSEELGFGGAEFVPWQMGAVM